Proteins encoded together in one Passer domesticus isolate bPasDom1 chromosome 6, bPasDom1.hap1, whole genome shotgun sequence window:
- the KLHL28 gene encoding kelch-like protein 28, with amino-acid sequence MEPSSPPFLLAKLTPLHSEQLLQGLNLLRQHQELCDVVLRVGEAKIHAHKVVLASISPYFKAMFTGNLSEKENAEVEFQCVDEAALQAIVEYAYTGTVFISQDTVESLLPAANLLQVKLVVKECCAFLESQLDPGNCIGISRFAETYGCHELYLAASKFICQNFEDVCQTEEFLELTHAELDEIVSNDCLNVVTEETVFYALESWVKYDVQERQKYLAQLLHCVRLPLLSVKFLTRLYEANHLIRDDHTCKHLLNEALKYHFMPEHRLSHQTMLLTRPRCAPKVLCAVGGKAGLFACLESMEMYFPQNDSWIGLAPLSIPRYEFGVCVLEQKMYVVGGIATHVCQGISYRKHESSVECWDPDTNTWSSLERMFESRSTLGVAVLAGELYALGGYDGQSYLRSVEKYIPKVKEWQLVAPMSRTRSCFAAAVLDGMIYAIGGYGPAHMNSMERYDPSKNSWETVASMADKRINFGVGVMLGFIFVVGGHNGVSHLSSIERYDPHQNQWTVCRPMKEPRTGVGAAVIDNHLYVVGGHSGSSYLNTVQRYEPISDSWLDSAGMMYCRCNFGLTAL; translated from the exons ATGGAGCCGTCGTCCCCGCCGTTCCTGCTGGCCAAGCTGACCCCGCTGCACtcggagcagctcctgcagggcctcaaCCTGCTGcggcagcaccaggagctgtgcGACGTGGTGCTGCGCGTGGGCGAGGCCAAGATCCACGCGCACAAGGTGGTGCTGGCCAGCATCAGCCCCTACTTCAAGGCCATGTTCACCGGGAACCTGTCGGAGAAGGAGAACGCCGAGGTGGAGTTCCAGTGCGTGGACGAGGCGGCGCTGCAGGCCATCGTGGAGTACGCCTACACCGGCACCGTCTTCATCTCGCAGGACACCGTGGAGTCCCTGCTGCCCGCCGCCAACCTGCTGCAG GTGAAGCTGGTGGTCAAGGAGTGCTGTGCCTTCCTGGAGAGCCAGCTGGACCCCGGCAACTGCATCGGCATCTCGCGCTTCGCCGAGACCTACGGCTGCCACGAGCTCTACCTGGCGGCCAGCAAGTTCATCTGCCAGAACTTCGAGGACGTGTGCCAGACCGAGGAGTTCTTGGAGCTGACGCACGCGGAGCTGGACGAGATCGTGTCCAACGACTGCCTGAACGTGGTGACGGAGGAGACGGTGTTCTACGCCCTGGAGTCCTGGGTCAAGTACGACGTGCAGGAGCGCCAGAAGTACCTGGCGCAGCTGCTGCACTGCGTGCGCCTGCCCCTGCTCAGCGTCAAGTTCCTGACGCGCCTCTACGAGGCCAACCACCTGATCCGGGACGACCACACCTGCAAGCACCTGCTCAACGAGGCCCTCAAGTACCACTTCATGCCCGAGCACAGACTGTCGCACCAGACCATGCTGCTGACGCGGCCCCGCTGCGCGCCCAAGGTGCTCTGTGCCGTGGGGGGCAAGGCCGGGCTCTTCGCCTGCCTGGAGAg CATGGAGATGTATTTCCCCCAGAACGACTCGTGGATCGGGCTGGCCCCGCTGAGCATCCCCCGCTATGAGTTCGGGGTGTGCGTGCTGGAGCAGAAGATGTACGTGGTGGGGGGCATCGCCACCCACGTGTGCCAGGGCATCAGCTACAGGAAGCACGAGAGCTCCGTGGAGTGCTGGGACCCCGACACCAACacctggagctccctggagaGGATGTTCGAGAGCCGCAGCACGCTGGGCGTGGCCGTGCTGGCCGGCGAGCTGTACGCGCTGGGCGGCTACGACGGCCAGTCCTACCTGAGGAGCGTGGAGAAGTACATCCCCAAGGTCAAGGAGTGGCAGCTGGTGGCCCCCATGAGCAGGACACGGAGCTGCTTCGCTGCTGCCGTGCTGGACGGCATGATCTACGCCATCGGGGGCTACGGGCCTGCCCACATGAACAG CATGGAACGTTACGATCCGAGCAAGAACTCCTGGGAGACCGTGGCCTCCATGGCTGACAAACGGATAAACTTTGGGGTGGGGGTCATGCTGGGCTTCATCTTCGTGGTGGGGGGACACAACGGGGTGTCCCACCTGTCCAGCATCGAGAGGTACGACCCCCACCAGAACCAGTGGACGGTGTGCCGGCCCATGAAGGAGCCCAGGACAG GCGTGGGCGCGGCGGTGATCGATAACCACCTGTACGTGGTGGGGGGGCACTCGGGCTCCTCCTACCTGAACACGGTGCAGCGCTACGAGCCCATCTCGGACTCGTGGCTGGACTCGGCGGGGATGATGTACTGCCGCTGCAACTTCGGCCTCACGGCCCTCTGA